The Chrysemys picta bellii isolate R12L10 chromosome 5, ASM1138683v2, whole genome shotgun sequence genome includes a window with the following:
- the TLR2 gene encoding toll-like receptor 2, whose translation MSNQLWKGWVIYMVITANLSEEKTTMQMCPSCDATHFCDCSSMNLSTIPSGLTTDIMGLNLSYNSIKYVRETDLLVGVNLRVLLLQFNQIWTIDKESFIFLGKLEHLDLSNNKLTHLSPIWFRHLFSLQHLNIQGNLYTTLGENPLFSNLKNLRYLHLGNNNSFSAIRKQDFDGITVLEQLEIDGQRLRQYESGSLITVNINHIIININDVQVLSVMVEDFIHSVICLELRHIAFNTANESSLLEPMSHSVMEKFVLKNVLFTDASIDKMLNILVHAEQLLELELDNSILQGTGHWHEPIKIKRRSPMEVVTIQRLTIEKFYLFSDLSSLKNLVGNITKITVVNTKVFLVPCNISKHFSSLLYLDLSENLLADPNLEHSSCDGAWPLLQTFNLSQNTLGDLQMTARSLSHLKHLTHLDISRNNFGEIPESCQWPENLKYLNISGTQIPKLTTCIPQTLEVLDVSSNNLDDFKLKLPRLKELYVSKNKLKTLPNAPFIPNLIALRISRNKLTSFSKEEFGSFRKMETLDAGDNNFICSCEFLSFIQYQEGIANVLANWPENYICDSPSSVRGQQVKAARLSLFECHRTLAVSLICILVVLVILLTVILGYKLHVIWYMKMTWAWLQAKRKPKKSHNHDFCYDAFVSYSERDSEWVENLMVQELENAIPPFKLCLHKRDFVPGKWIIDNIIDSIEKSHKTLFVLSEHFVQSEWCKYELEFSHFRLFDEHNDAAILILLEPIQEETIPKRFCKLRKIMNTKTYLEWPLDEGQQQIFWFNLKIALKY comes from the coding sequence ATGTCTAACCAACTCTGGAAAGGGTGGGTCATCTACATGGTCATAACGGCAAATCTTTCTGAAGAAAAAACCACGATGCAGATGTGTCCTTCATGTGATGCCACTCATTTCTGTGACTGTTCTTCAATGAATTTGAGCACCATTCCTTCAGGGCTAACAACTGATATCATGGGGCTAAATCTGTCCTACAACAGCATAAAATATGTCAGAGAAACTGATCTGCTGGTGGGGGTGAATCTGAGAGTGCTGCTGCTGCAATTCAACCAAATTTGGACAATAGATAAGGAATCATTTATATTCCTTGGAAAATTGGAACATTTGGATTTATCAAATAATAAGTTGACTCACTTGTCACCCATTTGGTTTAGACATCTTTTTTCCCTACAGCACCTAAACATACAGGGTAATTTATATACAACACTGGGGGAGAATCCCTTGTTTTCTAATCTCAAAAATTTGAGATATCTGCACCTGGGGAATAACAATTCCTTCTCTGCTATACGGAAGCAAGACTTTGATGGAATTACCGTTCTTGAGCAACTTGAGATTGATGGTCAAAGGCTCAGGCAATATGAATCAGGGAGTTTGATAACAGTTAACATAAATCATATCATCATAAACATAAATGACGTTCAGGTGTTATCAGTGATGGTAGAAGATTTTATACATTCTGTAATATGTTTAGAACTGAGACATATAGCCTTCAATACAGCTAATGAATCTTCATTATTGGAGCCAATGAGTCATTCTGTCATGGAGAAATTTGtgttaaaaaatgttttgtttacagATGCAAGTATTGACAAAATGTTAAACATCTTGGTGCATGCTGAGCAATtgttggagctggagctggacaATTCTATACTGCAGGGAACGGGACACTGGCATGAACCAATTAAAATAAAGAGAAGAAGCCCCATGGAAGTTGTGACAATACAGAGATTAACTATAGAaaaattttatttgttttcagatCTTAGCAGTTTAAAAAATCTTGTAGGTAACATCACTAAAATCACAGTTGTAAATACTAAGGTCTTCTTGGTGCCTTgcaacatttcaaaacatttttcctcACTCCTTTATCTTGATCTCAGTGAAAATTTGCTTGCAGATCCAAATTTGGAACATTCATCCTGTGATGGTGCATGGCCCTTGCTGCAAACTTTCAATTTAAGTCAAAATACATTGGGTGATTTACAAATGACGGCACGAAGTCTATCTCATCTAAAACACCTTACTCACCTAGATATTAGCCGAAACAATTTTGGTGAGATTCCAGAATCGTGTCAGTGGCCAGAAAACctgaaatatttaaatatctCAGGCACTCAAATACCCAAATTAACAACGTGCATTCCTCAAACTCTTGAAGTTTTGGATGTTAGTAGTAATAACCTCGatgattttaaattaaagctaCCACGGCTCAAAGAGCTCTATGtttcaaaaaacaaattaaagacCTTGCCAAATGCTCCATTTATTCCTAACTTAATAGCCCTGAGAATCAGCAGAAACAAATTAACCAGTTTCTCGAAAGAAGAGTTTGGATCATTTAGGAAAATGGAGACACTGGATGCAGGTGACAATAATTTCATCTGCTCTTGTGAATTTCTCTCCTTCATTCAATATCAGGAGGGAATAGCTAATGTCTTGGCTAACTGGCCAGAGAATTACATCTGTGACTCTCCGTCCTCTGTGAGAGGGCAGCAGGTAAAAGCTGCTCGGCTTTCGCTGTTTGAATGTCACAGAACTTTGGCCGTGTCCTTAATTTGCATTCTGGTGGTTTTGGTAATCCTGCTTACTGTGATCCTGGGCTACAAACTTCATGTGATCTGGTACATGAAAATGACCTGGGCTTGGCTTCAAGCAAAAAGGAAACCCAAGAAATCACACAATCATGACTTCTGCTATGATGCTTTTGTTTCCTACAGTGAAAGAGACTCCGAATGGGTTGAAAACTTAATGGTACAGGAACTTGAGAATGCTATCCCCCCATTTAAACTGTGCCTTCATAAACGGGACTTTGTGCCTGGGAAGTGGATCATTGACAACATCATTGACTCCATTGAAAAAAGTCATAAAACTCTGTTTGTGCTGTCAGAGCACTTTGTGCAGAGCGAGTGGTGCAAGTATGAGCTGGAGTTCTCGCACTTCCGTCTCTTTGATGAGCATAATGATGCAGCAATTTTGATCCTTTTGGAGCCTATTCAGGAGGAAACAATTCCCAAAAGATTCTGTAAACTGAGGAAAATAATGAACACAAAGACCTACCTTGAATGGCCTCTTGACGAAGGTCAGCAACagatattttggtttaatttgaaAATAGCATTAAAATACTAG